TTACCGCAAGATCCTCGGCCCGACCGTCGAGGTCGAACGCACCGAGCATATTCTGGGTGATGCCCATCGATGCGCCTATCGCATCACTGACAAGGCGCCGACGAAAGCCTGACCAATGTGAGGCCTCTTGCAGCCCCATTTTGTGAAGAGCAGATCAAAAGCTTCGGAAAACTCAAGCCCTGCTTTTTCAGTACGCAACCATCAGTAAAAATAAGTAGACGGGTTACCAACTGCGGATTAGTCTCGAACTCCATTTATCACCGAGGACGTTCCGGACCCATCATGAAAAAGCGTTTCACTCTTGCTGCAGGGTTCATCCTTGCATTTCAGGCATCTACTGTGTTGGCGTCTCCCGACGTCGACTTTCCGCAATATGGTCAATCCTATGGCGGCAAGGTCCGGGCCGGACCGAGCATGAACGACGCTCAGATCGGCAGCCTGTATGAAGGCATGGCCATCCAGATCCTCAACGGAACCGGGGTGATCATGAACGGCTACGAATGGTTCCGGATCCAATATGGCAACGGCAACATCGGCTACCATTGGGGTGGCCTGTTCTGTTCCGAGCGCTATTATCCCACCATTTACACCACCTGTGACCGTGGACTGGGCGATGTCTCGCCCCCCATCGACCAACAGCCCCGGTTTGGCGCTCCCCAGGTGTCTACGGCTCCCCCATCCGCTCCGCCACCCCTGCCAGACCCTACACCAGAGCCGACCTCACCCATGCCAGTTGGCGTCGATGGTTACTCTGTCTCTCAGGTCTTTCATTCCGCTGGCAGCTTCTCGGACGCAGGCGGCGGCAACTGGGAGGAGCTGAACGATCAGGGCCGGGTCTCGTTCCGCTTTGTCGAACGCGGTCGCAACGATACCTCGGTTTTCCTCTATGACGCCTCACGCTCCGTTTCGATCCAGCTGGATCTTCAGAGCGGACAGATCCTCTATGCCGAAGGGGATGGCCCGAAACGCCAGATCTACACCATTACCAACGCCATCGCCGACGTTGAGCCAAATCAGCCGCAACAGCCTCAGGAGCCAAGCGGCAACATGGTTCAATATACCTGCGACGAAGGCATCCCGCTTTCGGTCAGCTATCACAATGAAGGTGAGGGCTATGCGGTCTTCACAATCGACGGCTCCCCGGAACGTCGCCTAGAGCAGGTCCGCTCGGGGTCTGGCACGCGCTATACGGACGGGATCTACTCCCTTCACAGCAAAGGCAACAGCGCGATTCTCGAAAGTCCGACCGGCTCCGACCGATGCTCATCCTTCTGAGGCTGTCGTGCGCACCTGAAGGTTACGCAGGACCTCACGGATCAACAGACACAAAAAGCCCGCCAGAGAAATCCTCGGCGGGCCTTTCAATCTCTGAGTTCGAACCGGTCGGGTTGATGTCACCTTAGGACGCGCGAATACCCGCAAGGAATGTCCCGACTTCCGCCTTAAGCCTCTCGGCATTCTGACTGAGCTCGGAAGCGGAAGCATAGACCTGACCGGAAGCACTGCTGGAATCACCAGCCACACGGGTCACATGGGTGATACTTTCAGACACCGTCTGGGTTCCGATCGAGGCTTCCTGAACGTTGCGGGCAATCTCGCCGGTGGCTTCTCCCTGACCATGCACCGCTTCGGCGATGGTCGAGGCGATCTCGTTCATGTTCTCGATCGTTGCCCGGATCCCGCGGATCGCGTCAGCTGCTCCACTGGTCGCATTCTGGATCGACTCGATCTGCGAACCGATCTCTGCGGTTGCCTTGGAGGTTTGATCAGCAAGCTGCTTCACTTCTGCGGCAACCACCGCAAAGCCTTTGCCCGCCTCACCGGCTCTGGCAGCCTCGATCGTCGCATTGAGGGCCAGCAGGTTGGTCTGATCGGCGATGTTGCTGATAAGCTCGACAACCTGACCCACCTTGTCGGCGGCATCGGACAGGCTTTGAACCTGCTGATCGGTCGCGTTCGCCTCTGTTACCGCCTGAGAGGCGATCTCGGACGATTTGGAAACCTGACGGCTGATTTCATGCACCGAGGATGTCAACTCTTCGGTCGCCGAGGCCACGGATCCGACGTTGGCAGACGCTTCTTCAGCCGCCGCCGCAACAGACGTGGACTGCTCCTTGGTCAGCTCAGCCGAAGAGGTGAGCGATTCAGAAGCAGACTGCAGCTCGGTGGCGGCGGAAGCCACCATGTCGACGATACCGCCCACGGCGCTGTCGAACCGGTCGGCGAGATCCTGCATCTCCTTCTTGCGCCGTTCGGCATCAAGACGGTCTTTTTCTTCCGCCTCTTTGCGAAGGCGTTCAGTCTCCAGCATGTTGTCTCGGAAAATCGCCATCGTCCGCCCAAGGGCACCTATCTCGTCCTTGCGCTCCAGATAGGGGGCTTCGGTGTTGTAGTCGCCATTGGCAAGAGACATCATGCGATCTCGCATAATTTCGAGCGGTGCAATGACACGGCGCTGGACCACAAACAGCAGCACAACCGCAAACACAAGAGCCACACCGAAGAAGACCGATGATAGAATGAAGGTGGACGACGCTTCAGCTTGGTTTTCTTCGGCAGCCTCCATCGCAACATCAAGAGCGACATTGGCGACATTCAACAAGATCGTCAGACGAGGCGCGTTGTAATTGGACCAATCCATCGTAGTCATCGACGGCTTTTCGCCACGCAACACCTTGCGAATAATCTCAAGCTGTTTTTCAGGGACGCCTTCCTTGAAATAGCCCTGTTCGGCATTTGCCAAAGCATCCTTGAAAACCTGAGGCATATGCACACCCTTGGACATCCGCACCACGGAGTCCCAGGCATCGGTCCCGGTCGCCATCACGGCAATGTAGCCTTCAAGACCGGCGTCATCCACTCCGATATCTCCGAGCGCATTGGCAGTTATGCCCGAGGCATTGCCCATGCTGTTGCGCACGACCCAGATCAGATCCTTGATGTCGAAGAGACGGTCGATGAACCCGTCGGCAAAGCGGATGTGGTTCGCCAGAATGGCCGATGTCTCGGACAACTGGTCGATCATTGCTCCGGCAGCCTTGCTGTAGCTTTCAACGAGAGCATCATTGTTTGCGGAGCCAGAGCTCTGAAAAGCCGCAGAAGTCTTGGCCTGCATGTCTTCCAGGGTATCGAAGGTCGACTTGAGACGGCCTGCCAGCTCGGAAGCATCATCGATTGCGGAATTGGACAACAAGGAAATCGCTTCGCGAATTGGAGGCATCTCCACTTCACGGGCCTTGTTTGCTGCAGCCGCAAACTGCGATCCGCCATCTGAAACAAGAGCACGTTGTGTATTGGATCGGTCAATCCGCAACTGCGGCAAGGCCCGGAACATCAGCCGCGTAACTTCCGCCACCGATTGGGTTTGCTGTGCATTGACGGACAATTGCCAGGAATTCCAGGCTTTGGTCCCAAGTTGGAAAAGGATGACTGCAATCATCATGCTGATCACAGACTTAAGAAGGATATTGACAGAAATTCGATTCATGGCTTGCCCTCAAAAAAATTCCTGGTTCAAGCTCAATCCAAAATAGTTAATATCAGATAACTTCTGTCCTCTTCTGCATATATACGGAGAAATAAACAAACATATCCAACAGAAATATAGTACAAGAGTAGAAATATATAAAAATGTAGCGGAGGTATTTTTTTCAATTTTTATCGAATAGAAGCACAGGAATGAACACAAGTCCGAACTAATACGTAAAAACACAATTGAGAAGTTGATTCCCGGCTCAAGCAAGAAAAAGAACATCTAAACTAGTTCAACCGTTCTCATTCTTCCATAAGTTGTATAAATCCAGTCGACGTTCTTTGGTCAATTCTATCGCCTGTTCATGACGCCATTCAGCAATCTTGCCGTGATGACCGGATGCGAGCACTTCGGGAATTTCACGTCCTTCCCAGACCGTCGGCCGGGTGTAATGGGGATATTCTAAAAGACCACTTTCGAAGCTTTCATCCTCGCCGGACGCAATCTTGCCCATGACACCGGGCAACAGCCGCACGACCGCATCTATCAGCACCATGGCACCGAGTTCACCGCCGGACAGGATATAGTCACCAATGGAAATTTCCTGAAGGTTCCGCCCCTCGATCACCCGCTGATCGACCCCTTCGAACCGACCACAGACGAGAATCGCGCCGCCAGCGTCCTTCAACTCACGGACTTTTTCCTGCGTCAGGGGAACACCGCGGGGCGACAGAAGGATGCGGGGGCGGTCGTCCCCTTCCCCCGTGG
The sequence above is drawn from the uncultured Cohaesibacter sp. genome and encodes:
- a CDS encoding MliC family protein; the protein is MKKRFTLAAGFILAFQASTVLASPDVDFPQYGQSYGGKVRAGPSMNDAQIGSLYEGMAIQILNGTGVIMNGYEWFRIQYGNGNIGYHWGGLFCSERYYPTIYTTCDRGLGDVSPPIDQQPRFGAPQVSTAPPSAPPPLPDPTPEPTSPMPVGVDGYSVSQVFHSAGSFSDAGGGNWEELNDQGRVSFRFVERGRNDTSVFLYDASRSVSIQLDLQSGQILYAEGDGPKRQIYTITNAIADVEPNQPQQPQEPSGNMVQYTCDEGIPLSVSYHNEGEGYAVFTIDGSPERRLEQVRSGSGTRYTDGIYSLHSKGNSAILESPTGSDRCSSF
- a CDS encoding methyl-accepting chemotaxis protein encodes the protein MNRISVNILLKSVISMMIAVILFQLGTKAWNSWQLSVNAQQTQSVAEVTRLMFRALPQLRIDRSNTQRALVSDGGSQFAAAANKAREVEMPPIREAISLLSNSAIDDASELAGRLKSTFDTLEDMQAKTSAAFQSSGSANNDALVESYSKAAGAMIDQLSETSAILANHIRFADGFIDRLFDIKDLIWVVRNSMGNASGITANALGDIGVDDAGLEGYIAVMATGTDAWDSVVRMSKGVHMPQVFKDALANAEQGYFKEGVPEKQLEIIRKVLRGEKPSMTTMDWSNYNAPRLTILLNVANVALDVAMEAAEENQAEASSTFILSSVFFGVALVFAVVLLFVVQRRVIAPLEIMRDRMMSLANGDYNTEAPYLERKDEIGALGRTMAIFRDNMLETERLRKEAEEKDRLDAERRKKEMQDLADRFDSAVGGIVDMVASAATELQSASESLTSSAELTKEQSTSVAAAAEEASANVGSVASATEELTSSVHEISRQVSKSSEIASQAVTEANATDQQVQSLSDAADKVGQVVELISNIADQTNLLALNATIEAARAGEAGKGFAVVAAEVKQLADQTSKATAEIGSQIESIQNATSGAADAIRGIRATIENMNEIASTIAEAVHGQGEATGEIARNVQEASIGTQTVSESITHVTRVAGDSSSASGQVYASASELSQNAERLKAEVGTFLAGIRAS
- the trmD gene encoding tRNA (guanosine(37)-N1)-methyltransferase TrmD; the encoded protein is MSDETLSAEEQQVAEPWRATVLTLYPDMFPGPLGTSLAGRGLENGLWSLENLHIRDFAEGKHRNVDDTPAGGGAGMVLRPDVLAKAIDSATGEGDDRPRILLSPRGVPLTQEKVRELKDAGGAILVCGRFEGVDQRVIEGRNLQEISIGDYILSGGELGAMVLIDAVVRLLPGVMGKIASGEDESFESGLLEYPHYTRPTVWEGREIPEVLASGHHGKIAEWRHEQAIELTKERRLDLYNLWKNENG